The following proteins are encoded in a genomic region of Longimicrobium sp.:
- a CDS encoding class I SAM-dependent methyltransferase, translating to MPTTSTRPAALPAPGEKAAAVRRMFGAIAPRYDLLNHLLSANVDRLWRRRAVDALGWERSPEGLYLDNCAGTLDLAVELARREGFRGRVVGSDFTFAMLERGTGKVARLPVEPACADALLLPFPDAVFDGATVGFGVRNLADLDAGLAEMARVLRPGARLVVLEFTTPAWQPFRALYLFYFLKVLPAVGRLVSKHDSAYTYLPESVRHFPEPPALAAKLEQAGFGGVGWRTLSGGIAALHWGERR from the coding sequence ATGCCAACCACGTCCACCCGGCCGGCGGCGCTGCCGGCGCCCGGGGAGAAGGCCGCCGCGGTGCGCCGGATGTTCGGCGCCATCGCGCCGCGCTACGACCTGCTGAACCACCTCCTCTCGGCCAACGTGGACCGGCTCTGGCGCCGGCGCGCGGTGGACGCGCTGGGGTGGGAGCGCTCGCCCGAGGGCCTCTATCTCGACAACTGCGCGGGGACGCTGGACCTGGCGGTGGAGCTGGCGCGGCGCGAGGGGTTCCGCGGCCGGGTGGTGGGGAGCGACTTCACCTTCGCCATGCTGGAGCGGGGGACGGGGAAGGTGGCGCGGCTCCCCGTGGAGCCCGCCTGCGCCGACGCGCTCCTGCTCCCCTTTCCCGACGCCGTCTTCGACGGGGCCACGGTGGGCTTCGGGGTGCGCAACCTGGCGGACCTGGACGCGGGGCTCGCCGAGATGGCGCGCGTGCTCAGGCCCGGGGCGCGGCTGGTGGTGCTGGAGTTCACCACGCCCGCCTGGCAGCCGTTCCGCGCGCTCTACCTCTTCTACTTCCTGAAGGTGCTCCCGGCGGTCGGGCGGCTGGTGTCGAAGCACGACTCGGCGTACACGTACCTCCCCGAGTCTGTGCGGCACTTCCCCGAGCCGCCGGCGCTCGCGGCGAAGCTGGAGCAGGCGGGCTTCGGCGGGGTCGGCTGGCGGACGCTCTCGGGCGGGATCGCGGCGCTGCACTGGGGGGAGCGCCGCTGA
- a CDS encoding menaquinone biosynthesis decarboxylase has translation MIFENLREFLRHLDRTGQLVRVAEPVSVDLEMAEIADRAMKLPGGGPALFFERPVLMDGTESDIPVAINIFGSWRRIAAALGVDDVEEHARRIAELIKPEVPKGFWAKVQLLPKLAELAKVPPRPYKGHPPCQEIVLREGEFDLTRLPILKTWPQDGGPFITLPMVVTCDPETGGQNIGMYRMQVFGPDSTGMHWQRHKGGAAHYRAWKRKRGGRMPVVVAVGGDPTTMYTPTAPLPPGIDEYLFGGFLRREPVRTAKALTAELTIPAEAEIVLEGYVDTDEELAVEGPFGDHTGFYTLEDYYPTFHVTTVTMRADPIYPATLVGRPPVEDVYLGGATERIFLPLAKLTIPEIVDYHMPPEGVFHNLVFVSIRKEYPGQAWKVMNGLWGMGLMSLAKVIVVVDDVVDVRDTFQAWWYTLGNIDPERDVRFTRGPVDDLDHAAQLPAFGSKMGIDATRKWPEEGFTRPWPDLIEMSGEVKRKIDRLWPRLGIGPVD, from the coding sequence ATGATCTTCGAGAACCTGCGGGAGTTCCTGCGCCACCTGGACCGCACCGGGCAGCTCGTGCGCGTGGCCGAGCCGGTGTCGGTGGACCTGGAGATGGCGGAGATCGCCGACCGGGCGATGAAGCTGCCGGGGGGCGGGCCCGCGCTCTTCTTCGAGCGGCCGGTGCTGATGGACGGCACCGAGAGCGACATCCCCGTCGCCATCAACATCTTCGGCTCGTGGCGCCGCATCGCCGCGGCGCTGGGGGTGGACGACGTGGAGGAGCACGCCCGGCGGATCGCGGAGCTCATCAAGCCCGAGGTGCCCAAGGGGTTCTGGGCGAAGGTGCAGCTCCTGCCGAAGCTCGCCGAGCTGGCGAAGGTGCCGCCGCGGCCGTACAAGGGCCATCCGCCCTGCCAGGAGATCGTGCTGCGAGAGGGGGAGTTCGACCTGACGCGGCTGCCGATCCTGAAGACCTGGCCCCAGGACGGCGGGCCCTTCATCACCCTGCCGATGGTGGTCACCTGCGACCCCGAGACGGGGGGGCAGAACATCGGCATGTACCGCATGCAGGTGTTCGGGCCCGACTCCACGGGGATGCACTGGCAGCGGCACAAGGGCGGAGCGGCGCACTACCGCGCCTGGAAGCGCAAGCGCGGGGGGAGGATGCCCGTGGTCGTGGCCGTCGGCGGCGACCCGACGACGATGTACACGCCCACCGCGCCGCTGCCGCCGGGGATCGACGAGTACCTCTTCGGCGGGTTCCTGCGCCGCGAGCCGGTGCGGACGGCGAAGGCGCTGACGGCGGAGCTCACCATCCCCGCCGAGGCCGAGATCGTCCTGGAGGGCTACGTCGACACCGACGAGGAGCTGGCGGTGGAGGGGCCGTTCGGCGACCACACGGGCTTCTACACGCTGGAGGACTACTACCCGACGTTCCACGTGACCACCGTCACCATGCGGGCGGACCCGATCTACCCCGCGACGCTGGTGGGCCGGCCGCCGGTGGAGGACGTCTACCTGGGGGGCGCCACGGAGCGCATCTTCCTGCCGCTGGCGAAGCTCACCATCCCCGAGATCGTGGACTACCACATGCCGCCGGAGGGGGTGTTCCACAACCTGGTGTTCGTCTCCATCCGCAAGGAGTACCCGGGGCAGGCGTGGAAGGTGATGAACGGCCTGTGGGGGATGGGGCTGATGTCGCTGGCCAAGGTCATCGTGGTGGTCGACGACGTGGTGGACGTGCGCGACACCTTCCAGGCGTGGTGGTACACGCTGGGCAACATCGACCCCGAGCGCGACGTGCGCTTCACCCGCGGCCCCGTGGACGACCTGGACCACGCGGCGCAGCTCCCGGCGTTCGGGAGCAAGATGGGGATCGACGCCACGCGCAAGTGGCCCGAGGAGGGCTTCACGCGCCCGTGGCCCGACCTGATCGAGATGTCGGGCGAGGTGAAGCGAAAGATCGACCGCCTCTGGCCGCGCCTGGGCATCGGACCGGTGGATTGA
- a CDS encoding polymer-forming cytoskeletal protein — MRIDIGKLSALALLGALAAAPAAAQDTLAAPEAAPAAVQPEPAQGRIGFGGLTVPKGQVVEGDVVAPFGDVRVEGEVLGDVTVGKGNLTLAPGAVIHGDAVVTGGGKLFNEGGRVHGEMRVNSDEDDAAAPAGDGRPVGGQNLGLRHGPWWLGSFGEGAQGLVSTLTFALILAGLGAALIFYALPQLERVSHVVRTDTLRAGGVGLAANFLSIPAFIVGMVALAVTIIGIPLLILYVPLFWVALMAACAYGVVAVAHALGERTAERSGSYAVGRRNAYTYTFTGIAILLAPLFVAHLLELTVFLGWLGDLLELLGNLLLWVAATVGFGAVFLTRAGTRPGWPWKPRSAYDPLFDRDPFAGPEPGGVHA, encoded by the coding sequence ATGCGTATTGACATCGGCAAGCTTTCGGCGCTGGCGCTCCTGGGCGCCCTGGCCGCGGCCCCGGCCGCGGCGCAGGACACCCTGGCCGCGCCCGAAGCCGCCCCCGCCGCGGTCCAGCCCGAGCCGGCGCAGGGCCGGATCGGCTTCGGCGGCCTGACGGTGCCGAAGGGGCAGGTGGTGGAGGGCGACGTGGTGGCTCCCTTCGGCGACGTGCGGGTCGAGGGCGAGGTGCTGGGCGACGTGACCGTGGGGAAGGGGAACCTGACCCTGGCGCCCGGCGCGGTGATCCACGGTGACGCGGTGGTCACCGGCGGCGGCAAGCTCTTCAACGAGGGCGGCCGCGTCCACGGCGAGATGCGCGTCAACAGCGACGAAGACGACGCGGCGGCGCCGGCCGGGGACGGCCGGCCCGTGGGAGGCCAGAACCTCGGCCTCCGGCACGGGCCGTGGTGGCTGGGCTCCTTCGGCGAGGGGGCGCAGGGGCTCGTCTCCACCCTCACCTTCGCGCTGATCCTGGCCGGGCTCGGCGCGGCGCTCATCTTCTACGCGCTCCCGCAGCTCGAGCGGGTGAGCCACGTGGTGCGCACCGACACGCTCCGCGCCGGGGGCGTGGGGCTCGCGGCCAACTTCCTCTCCATCCCGGCCTTCATCGTGGGGATGGTGGCGCTGGCGGTCACCATCATCGGCATCCCGCTGCTGATCCTGTACGTGCCGCTCTTCTGGGTGGCGCTGATGGCCGCCTGCGCCTACGGGGTGGTGGCGGTGGCGCACGCCCTGGGCGAGCGCACGGCCGAGCGCAGCGGCTCGTACGCGGTCGGCCGGCGCAACGCCTACACCTACACCTTCACCGGCATCGCCATCCTGCTGGCGCCGCTCTTCGTGGCGCACCTGCTGGAGCTCACGGTGTTCCTGGGGTGGCTGGGCGACCTGCTGGAGCTGCTGGGGAACCTGCTGCTCTGGGTGGCGGCCACGGTGGGCTTCGGGGCGGTGTTCCTGACCCGCGCCGGCACCCGCCCGGGGTGGCCGTGGAAGCCGCGCTCGGCGTACGACCCCCTCTTCGACCGCGACCCGTTCGCGGGCCCCGAGCCGGGAGGCGTCCATGCCTGA
- a CDS encoding flavin prenyltransferase UbiX, which produces MRTSPGAPITLGITGASGAPYAVRLLRAFCETGTPLRLIVSTYGWRLLAEESGIDGLEALRAATGDWGRVELYDALDRGATPASGSAPSRGMVVCPCSMGTLASIAAGTSRNLVERAADVALKERRPLVLVPRETPLSLVHLENMTRLTRAGATILPAAPGFYHRPRSVDDLVDFVVARILDHLGVEHSVGTRWKSGEQQAGG; this is translated from the coding sequence GTGAGGACGTCGCCCGGCGCGCCGATCACCCTCGGGATCACGGGGGCGTCGGGGGCTCCGTACGCGGTGCGGCTGCTGCGCGCCTTCTGCGAGACCGGCACGCCGCTCCGGCTGATCGTCTCCACGTACGGCTGGCGGCTGCTGGCGGAGGAGAGCGGGATCGACGGGCTGGAGGCGCTCCGGGCAGCCACGGGCGACTGGGGCCGCGTGGAGCTGTACGACGCGCTGGACCGCGGCGCCACGCCGGCCTCGGGCTCCGCGCCGTCGCGCGGGATGGTGGTCTGCCCGTGCTCGATGGGCACCCTGGCCTCGATCGCCGCGGGGACGTCGCGCAACCTGGTGGAGCGCGCGGCGGACGTCGCCCTCAAGGAGCGCCGTCCTCTGGTCCTGGTCCCCCGCGAGACGCCGCTGTCGCTGGTCCACCTGGAGAACATGACCCGCCTGACGCGTGCGGGGGCGACGATCCTCCCCGCCGCGCCCGGCTTCTACCACCGCCCGCGCTCGGTCGACGACCTGGTGGACTTCGTGGTCGCGCGCATCCTCGACCACCTGGGGGTGGAGCATTCCGTCGGGACGCGGTGGAAGAGCGGGGAGCAGCAGGCGGGCGGATGA
- a CDS encoding UbiA-like polyprenyltransferase, giving the protein MSIDAKLERLHEGQHIHGRGRLVDYSNLVKLPHTIFAMPFALVGATIASYHHPISLRQILLILTAFTSARFAAMAFNRIADRGIDARNPRTQMREIPAGRLSVRQAVVSVVLSSAVFLVSAALLNRICLVLAPLALGWVFFYSYTKRFTRWAHLVLGFSLAIAPVGAYLAVAGRWSEPPGALLALAGAVLCWVAGFDILYSLQDMEFDRAEGLHSVPAALGGRRALAVSRVLHLLSAAAFAALGFLLPELGTLYLFGVAVIAVMLFYEQSLVRADDFSRVDAAFFTVNGIISVLFFLIVLVERLFA; this is encoded by the coding sequence TTGTCGATTGACGCGAAGCTGGAGCGCCTACACGAAGGGCAGCACATCCACGGGCGGGGGCGCCTGGTGGACTACTCCAACCTGGTGAAGCTGCCGCACACGATCTTCGCCATGCCGTTCGCGCTGGTGGGGGCGACCATCGCCTCGTACCACCACCCGATCTCGCTGCGGCAGATCCTGCTGATCCTCACCGCGTTCACCTCGGCGCGGTTCGCGGCGATGGCGTTCAACCGCATCGCCGACCGCGGGATCGACGCCCGCAACCCGCGCACGCAAATGCGCGAGATCCCCGCCGGGCGGCTGTCGGTGCGGCAGGCGGTCGTCTCGGTCGTCCTCTCCAGCGCGGTGTTCCTGGTGTCGGCGGCGCTGCTCAACCGCATCTGCCTGGTGCTGGCGCCGCTGGCGCTCGGGTGGGTGTTCTTCTACTCGTACACCAAGCGCTTCACCCGCTGGGCGCACCTGGTGCTGGGCTTCTCGCTGGCGATCGCGCCGGTGGGGGCGTACCTGGCCGTGGCCGGGCGCTGGAGCGAGCCGCCGGGGGCGCTGCTGGCGCTGGCCGGGGCGGTGCTCTGCTGGGTGGCCGGGTTCGACATCCTCTACTCGCTGCAGGACATGGAATTCGACCGCGCCGAGGGGCTGCACTCGGTCCCCGCGGCGCTGGGCGGGAGGCGGGCGCTGGCCGTCTCGCGGGTGCTGCACCTGCTCTCGGCGGCGGCGTTCGCGGCGCTCGGCTTCCTGCTGCCGGAGCTGGGGACGCTGTACCTGTTCGGCGTGGCCGTCATCGCGGTGATGCTCTTCTACGAGCAGAGCCTGGTGCGCGCGGACGACTTCTCGCGCGTGGACGCGGCGTTCTTCACCGTGAACGGCATCATCTCCGTGCTCTTCTTCCTGATCGTCCTGGTGGAGAGGCTCTTCGCGTGA
- a CDS encoding metallophosphoesterase family protein encodes MKIGLISDTHGLLRAQVFEALAGVEHILHAGDVGPAELLDELAAIAPVTAVWGNTDGWDVRRRVQEVAEVELGGVRCVVVHGMQLGSPTPEKAAAAYPHAGLVVFGHSHRPVIRQVGATLAVNPGSAGRQRFRDPVTCAVAEIEGGRVAARLIELDPARK; translated from the coding sequence ATGAAGATCGGACTGATCTCCGACACGCACGGGCTGCTGCGCGCGCAGGTGTTCGAGGCGCTCGCGGGCGTCGAGCACATCCTGCACGCGGGCGACGTGGGCCCCGCGGAGCTGCTGGACGAGCTGGCGGCGATCGCGCCGGTGACCGCCGTGTGGGGGAACACTGACGGGTGGGACGTGCGCCGGCGGGTGCAGGAGGTGGCCGAGGTGGAGCTCGGGGGCGTGCGCTGCGTGGTCGTGCACGGGATGCAGCTCGGCTCGCCGACGCCGGAGAAGGCGGCTGCGGCCTACCCGCACGCGGGGCTGGTCGTCTTCGGCCACTCGCACAGGCCGGTCATCCGGCAGGTCGGCGCCACGCTCGCCGTGAACCCGGGGAGCGCCGGACGCCAGCGCTTCCGCGACCCCGTCACCTGCGCCGTCGCGGAGATCGAGGGCGGCAGGGTCGCCGCGCGGCTTATCGAGCTCGATCCAGCGCGGAAATAA
- a CDS encoding sigma-70 family RNA polymerase sigma factor, protein MIATAVSDHDLVVRAQKGSEKAYRELLGRYQRPVFSLIYRMVRDREQAEDLSQETFVRVFNHIDRYDPAYKFSSWIFKIATNLTIDWMRRKEVPTVSIDGSRYATTADEIEASSITVESKDENPEELLEARELGSEIEQAIGRLRPEYRQAILLRHIEDRPYEEIAQIMSLPLGTVKTYIHRGRKELQEMLAHTRV, encoded by the coding sequence TTGATCGCCACCGCCGTCTCGGACCACGACCTCGTCGTCCGCGCCCAGAAAGGGAGCGAGAAGGCGTATCGCGAGCTGCTCGGCCGCTACCAGCGGCCGGTGTTCTCCCTCATTTACCGGATGGTGCGCGACCGCGAGCAGGCCGAGGACCTGTCGCAGGAGACCTTCGTGCGGGTGTTCAACCACATCGACCGCTACGACCCGGCGTACAAGTTCTCGAGTTGGATCTTCAAGATCGCCACCAACCTGACCATCGACTGGATGCGGCGGAAGGAAGTGCCCACCGTCTCCATCGACGGCTCGCGCTACGCCACCACGGCCGACGAGATCGAGGCCTCCTCCATCACCGTGGAGTCGAAGGACGAGAACCCGGAGGAGCTCCTGGAGGCGCGCGAGCTGGGCAGCGAGATCGAGCAGGCGATCGGGCGGCTGCGCCCCGAGTACCGGCAGGCGATCCTGCTCAGGCACATCGAGGACCGCCCGTACGAGGAGATCGCCCAGATCATGTCGCTGCCGCTGGGCACCGTGAAGACGTACATCCACCGCGGTCGCAAGGAGTTGCAGGAGATGCTCGCCCACACGCGGGTCTGA